Within the Elusimicrobiota bacterium genome, the region AAACAATCACTTGAAAAAACTATAGCCAATTTAGCGTTAGGTGAAAAGATATTCAAAGTAGTCGTGCCCTACGAAGAAGTTGTCGAACTGCGCAGAAACAAAAAATATGTCAAAAACAGGCCGTATTTTACGGGCTATGTTTTTGTCGACATGGATTTAGACCAGGATACTTACTGGGTTGTCAAAAATACTTCGGGCGTAAGCGGTTTTCTTGGAGGAACGACGCCCATCCCTTTGCCGGAAGATGAAATACAAAATTTAATCGGAATTATAGAAAGGCCTGCCCAGGTAAAACCTGCAATAAGTTTTGAGAAAGATGAAACTGTAAGGATCATTGACGGCCCATTTGTGCATTTTATGGGTGTTGTGGAAGAGATCAATGAAGAAAAGGGCAAATTGAAAGTTATGGTTACAATTTTTGGCCGTTCCACTCCTGTTGAATTAAATTTCTTCCAGGTAGAAAAAATTTAAAACCAGTTATTTTGGAGAAACAATATGGCAAAAAAAGTAAAAACGCAGATTAAACTACAGATACCGGCCGGCGCAGCAAATCCGGCGCCTCCGGTAGGCCCCGCATTAGGTCAGCACGGTGTTAATATAATGGAATTCTGTAATCAATTTAACACAAGAACAAAGGCGATGGAAGCAGGCATGGTTATTCCTGCAGTTATCACAATTTTTGACGACAGGGCTTTCACTTTTATCCTTAAGATGCCTCCGGTTTCTGCATTGCTGAAAAAAGCGGTAGGGATCGCAAAAGCAAGCGGAACGCCCAATAAGATTAAGGTTGGCAAAATATCAAAAAAACAGGTTCAAGAGATTGCTAAGCAGAAAATGCCGGATTTAAACGCAAATGATATAGAAGCAGCAATGAACATAGTTGAGGGCACAGCTCGCAGCATGGGAATAGAGATAGAATAGAGGGGTATTAGAGAGGAAATAATGCCAAAAAGAAAAAATGAAATAGACAAGCTGGTAGACAAATCAAAACAGTATCTCATCGAAGAAGCCGTAGAATTAGTAAAAAAGGCGGCAAAAGCTAAATTTGATGAAACCGTCGATGTGCATATAAAGCT harbors:
- the nusG gene encoding transcription termination/antitermination protein NusG, coding for MSRGWFVVRTRSEYEKKVKQSLEKTIANLALGEKIFKVVVPYEEVVELRRNKKYVKNRPYFTGYVFVDMDLDQDTYWVVKNTSGVSGFLGGTTPIPLPEDEIQNLIGIIERPAQVKPAISFEKDETVRIIDGPFVHFMGVVEEINEEKGKLKVMVTIFGRSTPVELNFFQVEKI
- the rplK gene encoding 50S ribosomal protein L11, whose protein sequence is MAKKVKTQIKLQIPAGAANPAPPVGPALGQHGVNIMEFCNQFNTRTKAMEAGMVIPAVITIFDDRAFTFILKMPPVSALLKKAVGIAKASGTPNKIKVGKISKKQVQEIAKQKMPDLNANDIEAAMNIVEGTARSMGIEIE